The following nucleotide sequence is from Clostridia bacterium.
ACCATCAGCAGAAAGGGTTTCATCCTCAGAATGAGAAATTACTGGGATTCCAAAAATCTTAGTATATTCCAAAGCCCGCCTCATCACTTCACTATCTAGTACACAGTTGCCATCATCGGAAACCGCCACCGCTCCGGCACGATAAAGTGAACCAATTTCCGCAATTTCTCTACCCAAACGTCCTTTACTGATTGTACCAATAGGTAGTACCTGTACCAAACCTACTTCACGTGCTCTTTTTAAAACTAATTCAATGGTTCCTTCATTATCAGCACAGGGATTAGTATTAGGCATAGCAGCTATGGTAGTAAATCCTCCTGCCACAGCGGCTTGTGAACCAGTACGTATGGTTTCATGTACCTCCCCCCCAGGTTCACGCAAATGCACGTGTAGATCAATAAATCCAGGGGCCACTATTTTCCCTTCCAAATCAATTACTTCTCCACCAGTCTCCAAATGTTCCGCCATTTCCACAATTTTGTTGCCCTTAATTTTAATATCCAGTACTTTTTCTAAATTAGTACTCGGATCCAATACTAAACCACCTTTTAAACAAAGCTCCATTAATCATCAGCTCCTTTCCGCACTAACATTAAGTATAAAAGAGCCATACGTACTGCCACTCCATTGGTCACTTGTTCCGGAATATAAGAATTAAGACTGTCAGCTACTTCACCCGAAATTTCAATGCCCCGATTAATCGGTCCTGGATGAATAACCAAACAGTCTTTTTTAGCTAAAGCCAATTTCGTTTTATTTATACCATATAATTGACTATATTCCCGCAGTGATGGAAAAAAGCCGGCCCGCTGTCTTTCCAATTGTAATCTTAAAACCATAATTACATCAGCATCCTGAATAGCTTCTTTTAAATCATAAGTAATTTCGGCTTTTTCTTCCACCCCAGGTGGAATAAAAGTCGCCGGTCCACATAATTTCACTTGAGCCCCCATAGTAGTTAAACCACTTAAATTAGAACGGGCCACCCGGCTGTGTAAAATATCGCCAATTATGGCTACCTTTAAACCTGCCAAACTGCCATAATATTCTTCAATGGTTAAAAGGTCCAATAAAGCCTGTGTGGGATGTTCATGAAAACCATCACCAGCATTAATTATTCTTGCTTCCAAGAAATTACTCAAAAAAGCGGGAGCACCAGCCATCTTGTGGCGAATAATCACCAAATCTACACCCATGGCTTGTAAACTCAACCCCATATCCTTTAAACTTTCTCCTTTAACCATACTACTAACAGCTGGATTAATATTAACTACATCAGCACTCATATATTTACCGGCTAATTCAAAGGAAGTACGGGTACGAGTACTTGGTTCATAAAAAAGTGTAACTATTGATTTACCTCTGAGAGTAGGTACTTTTTTTAAATCACGCTTAATAATCTTTTTCATTTCCTTAGCTGTTTGCAAAATTAACTCTATTTGCTCACGACTAAGCTGTTCCATACTTAAAAGATCTTTAGCCTTAATCCCCATTTTCAGCCTCCCTCCCTTAAGATTATTCTCCCTTAGCAACAAAAAACCTTCCACCCGCAGGCAGAAGGTATACTTACACTTACCCCTTATTAGCCTCACGGG
It contains:
- a CDS encoding aspartate carbamoyltransferase catalytic subunit — encoded protein: MGIKAKDLLSMEQLSREQIELILQTAKEMKKIIKRDLKKVPTLRGKSIVTLFYEPSTRTRTSFELAGKYMSADVVNINPAVSSMVKGESLKDMGLSLQAMGVDLVIIRHKMAGAPAFLSNFLEARIINAGDGFHEHPTQALLDLLTIEEYYGSLAGLKVAIIGDILHSRVARSNLSGLTTMGAQVKLCGPATFIPPGVEEKAEITYDLKEAIQDADVIMVLRLQLERQRAGFFPSLREYSQLYGINKTKLALAKKDCLVIHPGPINRGIEISGEVADSLNSYIPEQVTNGVAVRMALLYLMLVRKGADD